Proteins encoded together in one Rhizobium sp. 11515TR window:
- a CDS encoding carbohydrate ABC transporter permease encodes MQAISSEAAATANPASFVSSRRWLLWSGIAALCAWVLVPIYLVALGALGGRQGVYIWPKTGLPTGISLEPFILFLQTEGVVRSFLNSLGAAGITVALSILLGAPAGYALARYNFAGKDSYRLLVLLTRAFPLAILALPLTVSFIRLGLYDTIVGVGLIHTVLALPFAALVTQGIFLGVPKELEEAAWVFGCTRIQAFFKVVAPLALPGIVATAVFAFVISWNEVFAASVLTVRNRTLTAYLLTVLSESPMHYRFAGGLVLILPSVVFIFAVRRYLFAIWGISSK; translated from the coding sequence ATGCAAGCCATCAGTTCCGAAGCAGCCGCCACCGCCAATCCCGCAAGCTTCGTTTCATCGCGCCGCTGGTTGCTCTGGAGCGGTATCGCCGCGCTTTGCGCCTGGGTTCTGGTTCCGATCTATCTCGTGGCGCTAGGCGCACTCGGCGGGCGACAGGGCGTCTACATCTGGCCGAAGACCGGCCTGCCGACCGGCATCTCGCTCGAACCCTTCATTCTCTTCCTGCAGACGGAAGGGGTCGTCCGCTCCTTCCTCAATTCGTTGGGCGCCGCAGGCATCACGGTAGCCCTCTCCATCCTGCTCGGGGCGCCCGCGGGCTACGCGCTCGCCCGCTACAATTTTGCGGGCAAGGACAGCTACCGGCTGCTGGTCCTGCTGACGCGCGCCTTCCCGCTGGCGATCCTGGCGCTGCCGCTCACCGTGTCCTTCATCCGGCTCGGCCTTTACGATACGATCGTCGGCGTCGGCCTGATCCATACGGTCCTGGCGCTCCCCTTCGCGGCTCTAGTGACCCAGGGCATTTTCCTCGGCGTCCCGAAGGAGCTGGAAGAAGCTGCATGGGTTTTCGGCTGCACCCGCATCCAGGCCTTTTTCAAGGTCGTTGCGCCGCTCGCCTTGCCGGGTATCGTCGCAACGGCCGTCTTTGCGTTCGTCATTTCCTGGAACGAAGTCTTTGCCGCCTCGGTGCTGACGGTGCGCAACCGCACGCTGACGGCCTATCTGCTGACGGTGCTTTCCGAAAGCCCGATGCATTATCGCTTTGCCGGCGGCCTGGTGCTCATCCTTCCCTCGGTTGTCTTCATCTTCGCGGTCAGGCGCTACCTTTTCGCGATCTGGGGCATTTCCTCCAAATAA
- a CDS encoding ABC transporter ATP-binding protein gives MANIVIDRVRKSFGAFQALKEVSLTINDGEFVSLLGPSGCGKTTLLRIIAGLETASGGDVRIGDKSVLGLAPKDRGLAMVFQNYAIFPHMTVYENVAFGLRMQKADEARIKAQVEKAAGLLHIEQYLDRYPNKLSGGQRQRVAVARALAVEPKVLLMDEPLSNLDALLRLEMRTELKTLLQSAGTTTIYVTHDQTEAMGLSDRIAVMHGGIVEQVGSPVDVYNHPATRFVGGFIGNPPMNFIKVPVLNGQVSAGIEQLNAPQEAGKEIILGLRGEAVELAGLPEGLEMKVRVAEPMGSHLLLTGSIHDQPVRVILPASETVRSGDTIGLKLDRKRITWLSPESGQSFPAVMA, from the coding sequence ATGGCCAATATTGTCATCGACCGTGTCCGCAAGAGTTTCGGGGCATTCCAGGCCCTGAAAGAGGTCTCGCTGACGATCAACGACGGTGAATTCGTCTCGCTTCTCGGCCCGTCCGGCTGCGGCAAGACCACGCTCCTGCGCATCATCGCCGGTCTCGAAACCGCATCCGGCGGCGATGTCCGCATCGGCGACAAGTCGGTCCTCGGGCTCGCTCCCAAGGATCGCGGGCTTGCGATGGTCTTCCAAAACTATGCGATCTTCCCGCATATGACGGTGTACGAAAACGTTGCCTTCGGGCTGCGCATGCAGAAGGCAGACGAGGCGCGCATCAAGGCGCAGGTCGAAAAGGCTGCCGGCCTGCTGCATATCGAACAGTATCTTGACCGTTACCCAAACAAGCTTTCGGGCGGCCAGCGCCAGCGCGTCGCCGTTGCCCGCGCGCTTGCCGTCGAGCCCAAGGTACTCCTCATGGACGAACCGCTCTCCAACCTCGATGCACTGCTTCGCCTCGAAATGCGCACCGAACTCAAGACGTTGCTGCAATCGGCCGGCACAACGACGATCTACGTCACGCACGACCAGACAGAGGCGATGGGCCTTTCCGACCGCATCGCCGTCATGCACGGAGGGATCGTCGAGCAGGTCGGCTCGCCGGTCGATGTCTATAATCATCCCGCAACGCGCTTCGTCGGCGGGTTCATCGGCAATCCACCGATGAACTTCATCAAGGTACCTGTCCTGAACGGCCAGGTCTCTGCCGGGATCGAGCAACTGAATGCACCGCAGGAAGCCGGCAAGGAGATCATCCTCGGCCTGCGCGGCGAGGCGGTCGAACTCGCGGGCCTGCCCGAGGGCCTCGAAATGAAAGTGCGGGTCGCCGAACCGATGGGCTCGCACCTGCTCCTGACCGGCTCGATCCACGATCAGCCCGTCCGTGTCATCCTGCCTGCCTCCGAAACCGTCAGGAGCGGCGATACGATCGGCCTGAAGCTCGATCGCAAGCGCATCACCTGGCTTTCGCCCGAAAGCGGCCAATCCTTTCCGGCCGTGATGGCCTAG
- a CDS encoding MGH1-like glycoside hydrolase domain-containing protein: MNLHIDQAKRILVANDRGGYTVPTDRLYPFQWNWDSAFVAMGFALYDTDRAYRELERLVEGQWADGMIPHIVFHQPSDTYFPGPNVWRTRHTPPTSGITQPPVFAIALRKLHEATRDETRTLPLYEAALKWHRWWYAARDPEGTGLVALLHPWESGSDNSPAWDLALARVPTTTDTPVVRKDTGHVNASMRPRNEDYQRFIHLVDTYAACGWEPARQWAKAPFKVAEIQTTAILLKAGEDLEALAHEFGRNEDASEIAALNEKTRNAILAQWRPDLSRFVSRDLVSGWDIEAPTQAGFIPLLSLDLDQAVVGALVDEMKAWSKGMKVAFPTVKPGIDSWEPKRYWRGPAWAIINWLLIDGLKRNGRIDDAEKLRKSTISAIEAEGFAEYFDPVTGEGCGGLGFSWTAAAYMWLVAS; this comes from the coding sequence ATGAACCTGCATATCGATCAAGCCAAGCGCATTCTCGTCGCCAACGACCGCGGCGGCTATACGGTGCCGACGGACCGGCTCTATCCCTTCCAATGGAACTGGGATTCCGCCTTCGTCGCCATGGGTTTCGCGCTCTACGATACGGACCGCGCCTATCGCGAACTGGAGCGGCTGGTCGAGGGCCAGTGGGCGGACGGAATGATCCCGCATATCGTCTTCCACCAGCCGAGCGATACCTATTTTCCAGGCCCGAACGTATGGCGCACCCGCCACACGCCCCCCACCTCCGGCATCACCCAGCCGCCCGTTTTCGCTATCGCGCTCCGCAAGCTGCACGAAGCCACCCGTGACGAGACCCGCACCCTGCCGCTCTACGAGGCGGCACTGAAATGGCACCGCTGGTGGTATGCGGCCCGCGACCCTGAAGGGACCGGCCTTGTTGCCCTGCTTCATCCCTGGGAAAGCGGCAGTGACAATTCTCCCGCATGGGACCTCGCGCTCGCCCGCGTTCCCACCACCACCGACACGCCGGTCGTGCGCAAGGACACCGGCCATGTGAACGCTTCGATGCGTCCCCGCAACGAGGACTATCAGCGCTTCATCCACCTGGTTGATACCTATGCCGCCTGCGGCTGGGAGCCGGCCAGACAGTGGGCGAAGGCACCCTTCAAGGTCGCCGAGATCCAGACCACCGCGATCCTGCTCAAGGCCGGCGAAGACCTCGAAGCACTCGCCCACGAATTCGGCCGCAATGAAGATGCGTCCGAGATCGCCGCACTCAATGAAAAAACTCGCAACGCGATCCTCGCCCAGTGGCGACCCGATCTGTCGCGTTTCGTATCCCGCGATCTCGTTTCGGGCTGGGATATCGAGGCACCGACACAGGCAGGGTTCATCCCGCTTCTGTCGCTCGATCTCGACCAGGCGGTCGTCGGCGCTCTCGTCGATGAAATGAAGGCATGGTCCAAGGGGATGAAAGTCGCCTTCCCGACAGTAAAGCCCGGTATCGACAGTTGGGAGCCGAAACGGTACTGGCGCGGCCCGGCCTGGGCGATCATCAACTGGCTGCTGATCGACGGCCTGAAGCGCAATGGCCGGATCGACGATGCCGAGAAGCTGCGCAAATCGACCATCTCGGCGATCGAGGCGGAGGGTTTTGCCGAATATTTCGACCCGGTCACCGGTGAAGGCTGCGGCGGCCTTGGCTTCTCCTGGACGGCGGCAGCGTATATGTGGCTTGTGGCGTCATAA
- a CDS encoding c-type cytochrome — translation MTAAAVGGLSSLAMAQSLGDAEFNVVDRGRYLSILSDCAACHTAPGGRPFAGGLSIETPFGNLVTPNITPDRETGIGKYTKDDFQRVMSEGIGRGGYHLYAAMPYPAYTKMTAEDNAALFAYLQTLQPVKNQVEVNQLPFPYNQRWSLFGWNALNFTAGVFKPNADKSKQWNRGAYLVQGPGHCGTCHTPKNALGGDKDSEALQGFVIQGWNAPNITTDQHKGIGSWSVDDIVAYLKTGANRFDLASGPMAEVVTKSTSKISDSDLAAIATYLKDSGETSTAASAAIAQSEPVMKAGAALYADRCSGCHTPAGEGIPKLFPRLADAPLVNADDATSLIHVVLAGSRAGSTDAVSTSPAMPAFDWNMSDEQVASVLTYVRNSWGNAAPAVKPADVASLRDHLKKQ, via the coding sequence ATGACGGCAGCCGCAGTTGGGGGCTTATCGTCACTTGCCATGGCGCAATCCCTAGGCGATGCGGAGTTCAATGTGGTCGACCGGGGCCGCTATCTCTCCATTCTGAGCGATTGTGCTGCCTGCCACACCGCGCCAGGAGGAAGGCCCTTCGCCGGCGGTCTGAGCATCGAAACACCTTTCGGCAATCTGGTCACGCCGAATATTACGCCCGACCGCGAGACCGGCATTGGCAAATACACGAAGGACGACTTCCAGCGCGTCATGTCCGAAGGGATCGGCAGGGGCGGCTATCATCTCTACGCTGCCATGCCGTATCCCGCCTACACCAAAATGACCGCTGAGGATAACGCAGCACTTTTCGCCTATTTGCAAACGTTGCAGCCGGTCAAAAATCAGGTCGAGGTCAACCAGCTGCCGTTTCCCTATAACCAGCGCTGGTCGCTATTCGGCTGGAACGCCCTGAATTTCACCGCAGGTGTTTTCAAGCCGAATGCAGACAAGAGCAAGCAATGGAATCGCGGGGCCTATCTCGTACAGGGGCCAGGACATTGCGGTACATGCCACACGCCAAAGAACGCGCTCGGAGGCGACAAGGACAGCGAGGCATTGCAAGGGTTTGTCATTCAGGGATGGAATGCTCCCAATATCACCACCGATCAGCATAAAGGCATCGGCAGCTGGAGCGTGGACGATATCGTCGCCTATCTCAAGACGGGCGCGAACCGGTTTGATCTAGCGTCCGGACCGATGGCGGAAGTCGTCACCAAGTCCACATCCAAGATCAGCGATTCCGATCTTGCAGCGATCGCCACCTACCTCAAGGACAGCGGCGAGACGTCAACGGCAGCATCTGCCGCCATCGCGCAATCCGAGCCTGTCATGAAGGCGGGTGCGGCTCTTTATGCCGACCGTTGTTCCGGCTGCCATACGCCGGCGGGCGAGGGTATACCAAAACTGTTCCCAAGGCTTGCCGATGCGCCGCTCGTCAATGCCGATGACGCAACATCGCTGATCCATGTGGTCCTCGCCGGAAGTCGAGCCGGCAGCACCGATGCTGTCAGTACTTCCCCCGCCATGCCCGCCTTCGACTGGAACATGTCCGACGAACAGGTTGCAAGCGTCCTGACCTATGTCCGCAATAGCTGGGGCAATGCTGCACCGGCGGTAAAGCCCGCGGATGTTGCAAGTCTGCGTGACCATTTAAAGAAGCAGTGA
- a CDS encoding GMC family oxidoreductase translates to MATKLPHTDVAIIGLGWTGAIVASELTAAGLDVVAIERGPWRDTARDFSIASVPDELRYVHRQELMLRTAQNTVTVRNDPSETALPMRNWGSFHPGNGTGGAGNHWAGITFRFQPQEFRLKSYLQERYGPTAISDELTLQDWGTDWNEMEPFYTAFDRIVGTSGKAGNLRGQIQEGGNPFEGPRSEEYPTKPLRQPYGPVLFAKAAAEMGYRPFPVPSSLISEPYTNPLGVTMGPCTFCGFCTNYGCANYSKASPIVNILPALVRRQNFTARTNSEVLKVLTDSTGKKATGVLFADTSGEEWEQPADLVVVGAFTFENVRLMLLSGIGKPYDPSTGEGTTGRNYCYQTANGVQLFFDDKNFNPFIGGGAVGMGIDEFNNDNFDHSGLGFFGGGSIRVTPIGAAPISYRPVPPGTPAWGKEWKKATVKNYLSAMSIGCEASSYATRNNYLSLDPTYTDRFGRPLLRITFDFPENDLKMAQYCTSKVADIARHMGPRQIVENPMKGHWNTVPYQSSHVVGGFIMGENPANSCVNKYLQSWDVPNLFVVGASAFPQNPGYNPTGTAAALAFKAADAIKNIYLKDPGPMVRT, encoded by the coding sequence ATGGCGACGAAGCTGCCTCACACGGACGTCGCCATCATCGGCCTTGGCTGGACCGGTGCCATTGTAGCAAGCGAACTGACGGCCGCTGGTCTCGATGTCGTTGCGATCGAGCGCGGACCATGGCGCGACACGGCGCGCGACTTCAGCATTGCGTCCGTTCCGGACGAGCTCCGCTATGTTCACCGGCAGGAACTCATGCTGCGTACGGCACAAAATACGGTGACCGTCCGCAACGATCCTTCGGAAACTGCCCTGCCGATGCGCAATTGGGGTTCCTTCCATCCTGGAAACGGGACGGGTGGCGCCGGTAATCACTGGGCCGGCATTACCTTCCGCTTTCAGCCGCAGGAGTTCCGGCTGAAGAGCTATTTGCAGGAGCGTTACGGCCCCACAGCCATTTCCGACGAATTGACCTTGCAGGACTGGGGGACCGATTGGAACGAGATGGAGCCGTTCTATACAGCCTTCGATCGCATTGTCGGCACGTCGGGAAAGGCGGGCAATCTCCGGGGCCAGATTCAAGAAGGAGGTAATCCATTCGAAGGGCCCCGTTCGGAAGAATATCCGACGAAACCGCTTCGCCAGCCATATGGGCCTGTTCTGTTCGCCAAGGCCGCGGCGGAGATGGGCTATCGGCCCTTTCCAGTGCCGTCTTCGCTGATTTCCGAGCCTTATACCAACCCTCTTGGCGTAACCATGGGGCCATGCACCTTCTGTGGGTTCTGCACCAATTACGGCTGCGCCAACTATTCCAAGGCCAGCCCCATCGTGAACATCCTTCCGGCCCTTGTTCGCCGGCAGAATTTTACGGCGAGGACGAATTCCGAAGTCTTGAAAGTGCTGACCGACTCCACCGGCAAAAAGGCGACCGGTGTTCTCTTCGCCGATACCTCCGGCGAGGAATGGGAGCAGCCGGCGGATCTTGTCGTTGTCGGCGCCTTTACCTTCGAAAACGTGCGTCTGATGCTGCTATCCGGGATCGGTAAACCCTACGATCCCTCCACCGGAGAAGGCACGACCGGGCGCAACTATTGTTATCAGACGGCCAACGGGGTGCAGCTCTTCTTCGATGACAAGAACTTCAATCCTTTTATCGGCGGCGGCGCGGTCGGCATGGGGATCGATGAGTTCAACAATGACAATTTCGACCATAGTGGACTCGGCTTTTTCGGTGGCGGGTCGATCCGCGTCACGCCGATCGGCGCCGCTCCGATCAGCTATCGGCCCGTGCCGCCCGGGACGCCCGCCTGGGGCAAGGAATGGAAAAAGGCGACGGTGAAGAATTACCTGTCGGCCATGTCGATCGGCTGCGAGGCCTCGAGCTATGCAACCAGGAACAATTATCTCTCATTGGACCCGACCTATACCGATCGTTTCGGGCGGCCGCTTTTGCGCATCACCTTCGATTTCCCTGAAAACGACCTCAAGATGGCACAATATTGCACCTCGAAGGTCGCCGACATCGCCAGGCACATGGGGCCACGCCAGATCGTGGAGAACCCGATGAAAGGTCACTGGAACACGGTTCCCTATCAGTCGTCGCACGTGGTTGGCGGCTTCATCATGGGGGAAAATCCGGCCAACAGCTGCGTCAACAAATATCTGCAAAGCTGGGATGTGCCGAACCTGTTTGTCGTCGGCGCTTCCGCCTTCCCGCAGAATCCCGGTTACAATCCGACCGGCACTGCGGCTGCCCTCGCTTTCAAGGCTGCCGATGCAATTAAGAACATCTATCTTAAAGATCCGGGCCCGATGGTGCGCACATGA
- a CDS encoding gluconate 2-dehydrogenase subunit 3 family protein translates to MERKRARGHTRRAFLSSTAVAIILGSVQRASALIIGGERPWIPFDASPPDVPSGAAPRRWFFFTDEEAETIGAITEQLIPADELSISGREAGCTEYIDRQLAGFFGNFDRLYMQGPFQPGTPEQGDQSSLVPRARYRLGIAALNEHCSATFKQPFAQLTSEQRDQVLTDLQHGKIAMRDIDSMSFFSLVHANTMEGFFADPIYGGNKDMVSWKMLGFPGAHYDYRNYVERHNETLDLPPVGIAGRPEWNIGKD, encoded by the coding sequence ATGGAACGTAAACGTGCTCGGGGCCATACCCGCCGCGCATTCCTCTCATCCACGGCTGTCGCCATCATCCTTGGGTCCGTGCAAAGGGCGAGCGCTCTCATCATCGGCGGGGAACGTCCCTGGATCCCATTTGACGCCAGTCCGCCGGATGTGCCCTCGGGGGCAGCGCCCAGACGATGGTTTTTCTTTACCGACGAGGAAGCAGAGACGATCGGCGCCATTACCGAACAGCTGATCCCGGCCGATGAGCTCAGCATCAGTGGAAGAGAGGCAGGCTGTACCGAATATATCGACCGGCAGCTGGCGGGTTTTTTCGGCAACTTCGACCGGCTTTACATGCAGGGTCCTTTCCAGCCTGGTACGCCTGAACAAGGCGATCAATCGTCGCTCGTTCCGCGTGCCCGCTATCGCCTGGGCATTGCGGCGCTGAACGAACACTGTTCCGCTACCTTCAAGCAGCCCTTCGCCCAATTGACGAGCGAACAGCGCGATCAGGTGCTGACGGATCTTCAGCATGGAAAAATCGCCATGCGGGACATCGATTCCATGTCCTTCTTTTCGCTCGTCCATGCCAACACCATGGAGGGGTTCTTCGCCGATCCGATCTATGGCGGCAACAAGGACATGGTCTCCTGGAAGATGCTCGGCTTTCCCGGGGCCCATTATGACTACCGAAACTACGTGGAGCGCCATAACGAGACGCTTGATCTGCCGCCGGTTGGCATTGCCGGGCGGCCCGAATGGAACATCGGAAAGGATTGA
- a CDS encoding Crp/Fnr family transcriptional regulator, translating into MDARTRDLDSPGNNLLCALRANDWSVLQPKLREWSAPTGTLLHEPGDTVRYAYFPRGSSLISYLVVIGDGRAIETALVGREGAVGGIVSQGRLPAYARAEVQLGGDFFRIDLHDLEDAKTRSPTLRYLFARYADCLMAQVFQSVACNAAHTIEQRTAKWLMAAIERTGAVDVAMTQEQLAAMLGVGRSYLSRVIQDFRERGVIETHRKRIGVRNVDGLRSLACGCNACVSRHFDDVLTGVYPAEENGLAVK; encoded by the coding sequence ATGGACGCACGCACCAGGGACCTGGATTCACCTGGAAACAATCTCCTATGTGCTCTACGAGCCAATGATTGGTCCGTGTTACAGCCCAAGCTTAGGGAATGGTCGGCGCCGACCGGCACGCTCTTACATGAGCCGGGCGATACTGTACGCTATGCCTATTTCCCGCGGGGATCGAGTCTGATCTCCTATCTGGTTGTGATTGGCGACGGACGCGCGATCGAGACAGCGCTCGTCGGCCGCGAAGGTGCTGTCGGAGGCATTGTCAGTCAGGGGAGGCTGCCCGCTTATGCACGGGCAGAGGTACAGCTTGGAGGAGACTTCTTCCGCATCGATCTGCATGATCTGGAGGATGCGAAGACGCGCTCGCCGACGCTCAGATATCTATTCGCGCGCTATGCCGATTGTCTGATGGCGCAAGTGTTTCAGTCGGTGGCATGCAACGCCGCCCATACGATAGAACAGAGAACGGCCAAGTGGCTCATGGCTGCGATCGAGAGAACAGGAGCGGTCGATGTCGCGATGACTCAGGAACAATTGGCCGCCATGCTTGGTGTAGGGCGCAGTTATCTAAGCAGAGTGATCCAGGACTTCCGAGAACGAGGCGTCATCGAAACTCATCGCAAGCGCATCGGCGTCCGCAACGTCGATGGCCTGCGGTCGCTGGCCTGCGGGTGCAATGCCTGTGTCAGTCGTCACTTCGACGACGTGTTGACGGGCGTATATCCAGCCGAGGAAAACGGCCTGGCTGTAAAATAG
- a CDS encoding circadian clock KaiB family protein, whose amino-acid sequence MTIENPPDPALRSTLRLYVAGDTPGARRALESRKILIEATAGEMDIEIVNILERPDLAETAGILATPTLSDESATPPRRMVGDISDTNQVLEYFGYRKKDTAL is encoded by the coding sequence ATGACCATCGAAAATCCGCCCGATCCGGCATTGCGCTCCACGTTGCGGCTCTATGTGGCGGGCGATACGCCCGGCGCTCGGCGCGCATTGGAGAGCCGGAAGATTTTGATTGAGGCCACCGCCGGTGAGATGGACATCGAGATCGTCAACATTTTGGAACGCCCTGACCTGGCTGAAACGGCCGGCATTCTCGCGACTCCTACTCTTTCCGACGAGTCGGCAACCCCTCCGCGGCGAATGGTTGGCGACATCAGCGACACGAACCAGGTTCTGGAATACTTCGGCTATCGGAAGAAGGACACAGCCCTATGA